GAATTGGCGATGCTGGGGGCAGATATGAAATACCTTGATGTCGGTGGCGGCTTGGGCGTAGATTATGATGGCTCCCAAACCAACTTCTATGCGTCGAAAAATTACAACATGCAGAACTATGCCAACGACATCGTGGCAGAGTTAAAAGATACCTGTGCAGAGCGCCAAATTACCGTACCAACACTGATTAGCGAAAGTGGACGTGCGATCGCTTCTCATCAGTCGGTGCTGATTTTTGATGTTCTCAGTACTAGCGATGTCCCTCTCGATTCCCCAGAACCTCCACAAGAGGGAGAATCCCCAATCATTAATTATCTTTGGGAAAGCTACCAATCTATCAACCAAGAGAATTACCAAGAGTTGTATCACGACGCGGCACAATTCAAAGAAGAAGCCATCAGTCGCTTCAACTTAGGAATTTTACGCCTCAGAGAACGAGCCAAAGCCGAACGGCTATACTGGGCTTGTTGTCAGAAAATTCTCAACATCACTAGACAGCAAGAATACGTACCCGATGAACTAGAAGACCTTGAGAAAATCATGGCTTCCATCTACTACGTTAATATGTCAGTGTTTCAATCAGCACCAGATTGCTGGGCGATCGACCAGCTATTCCCCATCATGCCAATCCACCGTTTGGATGAAGAACCAATCCGGCGAGGAATTTTAGCAGACCTAACCTGCGATAGTGATGGTAAAATAGACCGCTTTATTGACCTGCGCGATGTCAAATCGGTTTTAGAACTACATACCTACAAGCCCGGAGAACCCTATTATTTAGGGATGTTCTTGAATGGAGCTTACCAAGAAATCATGGGCAATTTGCACAACCTATTTGGCGATACTAATGCTGTTCACATCCAATTAACGCCCAAAGGCTACCAGATTGAACACGTTGTCAAAGGTGACACCATGAGCGAAGTAGTAAGCTACGTTCAGTATGACTCCGAAGATATGGTGGAAAACATTCGCCAGCGTTGTGAGAAAGCATTAGAAGAAAAGCGTATCACCCTAGCAGAATCTCAGCGATTACTGCAAACCTACGAGCAGAGTCTTAGAAGATACACGTATCTGAATAGTTAGTTAGGAATGGGAATTGGGGATTGGGTATTGGGGATTGGGTATTGGGAATTGGGTATGGCTCAAGAATCAATAAATAGTTCTTCTTCCCCTGCTTCCCCTGCTTCCCCTGCTTCCCCTGCCCCCGTTCGGCTACGCTCACGGCAAGCCTGCCCCCTGCCCCCTTGCTTCTTCCCCATTCCCCATTCCCTAACTCGCGTTTGTCCCCAACAATTCCTCTATTGCTTGTCGCTCAACAGGGGTATGAGATGGTGGTATCTGGCGAGCATCGGTAATTAGCCAATCTAAAGCAGCTGCTTGGACATCTATAGCGGCCCCAGTTTTATCTACACAATAACGTCCAAACACTAGCTTATCGACTAACCTGACTCCTGGCCCCAGGCGCGACCATTCAAAAATCACGCTATTTTCTACTGTTGCGCCACTACATATCCAACAATTGGGGCCAATCATCGCTGGGCCGACAATTTTGGCTCCGTCTTCTATTCTCGTCATCCCGCCGATGTAAACTGGGCCTGTGATATCCACTTTGTCCCAATTTACGGCGACATTTAAGCCAGTATAAATACCAGGGGCGACTTCATGACCGGGGATTTGCACATTTTTGATTTCACCCAGCAGTACCCCGCGAATCGCTCGCCAATAGTCTGGAACTTTACCAATATCTACCCATTCAAAGTCCATAGGGATGGCGTAAAAGGGAGCTTTGATTTCCACTAATTTGGGGAACAATTGGCTACCAATGTCATATTCCACATCAGAGGGAATATAGTTAAAAACCTCTGGTTCAAAGATGTAAATACCTGTGTTGATGTTGGTGCTGAGGGCTTCTTCAGTCGAAGGTTTTTCTTGGAAAGCTTTAACACGCCCTTCTTCATCAGTGACCACCACACCATAGCTCGAAACTTCTTCTTGGGGAACAGATTTTGTAATAATAGTAGCGATCGACCCTTTAGCTCTATGCCATTTAACCGCCGCAGTTAAATCTAGGTCAATCAAAGCATCACCGCACAACACCACAAAGGTATCATCAAAAAATGGTGAGAAGTCTTGAATGCGGCGCATTCCTCCAGCAGAACCGATTGCTTCCCCTACCAGTTTACCGTCATCATCAATTTTGCCTTCAAAGGAATAGGCAATTTGCACCCCAAACCGTTGACCATCACGGAAATAATTTTCTATTTCCTCAGCCAAATGACTGACGTTGACCATAATCTGGTCAAATCCATGTTGGCGTAACAGTTCTAGCAAGAACTCCATCACTGGCTTTTGCAGGATGGGAATCATTGGCTTGGGAATTGTATAGGTAATCGGACGCACGCGAGTACCCTTGCCAGCCGCGAGAATCATGGCTTTCATAAAAATTTATTCCTCAACCACAAGCCAGTTTACTTTCATCGAGTGATACTTAATCATCAGTTTTTATTTCTGCTCTAAGTCATCCCTGAAACAGGGATAACAGGAATTTAGTGGTTATTGCAACCATCTATATACTTAGATGACAAGCGATCGCTTATCTTTTCAATTTACTCGGATTTTGAGACTGAATCAAAAATCTGTAAATTATCTGTAGGGCTACTTTTCGCTTTTTTAGTTCATCGATTGCTCAAAAGGTTTACTGGTCTTAGGTGAATCTGTAAGTAGCCGAACTTTAATCTCATGGTAAAACTCCTCTTGAAATAGCTCTACTTTCGATTGAGCCGAAAGTAGTAGTAGCGCCCAGAAAACGCTAACTAAATGACTGTGTTTAGTCTCATGTCCAGACCCATTTTGGTTGAAAAGCTTTGTCTGAGTCCACAATTCTACAAGTTGTTCTAAATTCAACCAATTTTGTTCTGAATTTAGCTCTCTGGCCGATAAATTCAAGACTTGTTCGAGTTCTCCAGCTACTTCTGTCAGATTTTCTTGGTGAGCTAACTCCAGCGCCTCCCGCATACTTTGGACGCTAGGCAAACGTCTGGGACGAATAGGTTTGCTAACTTTTTCTACTATTTTTAGCTGGTTTGCCATAATCTGCAATTGCTTGATTAACTCTTGCAGAGTCACCCGGCGCTTTGGTGGTGGCATTGCCGATGGACGACGACGCAATTGCCGTTCTAATGGTAGACGATGACCATGATGTGATATTCCGTCTTCATCTTCCAGTATCGCATCATCTAATACACCATCCTGGATATCACCTACTGTTGACAATTGCATCAATGTATTAGCTTTGAATAATACCAGCATTGATGCTGATAAAAATGCCTGTCCAGATTGAGACAAATCCGCTTCATAGCCTCTTCCTATTGACTCCGGTGCCATCAGTTCTAAGTAACGGTCAATCACCTCAATTACTTGGACATCCCAAGGGTCAATTTCTCCCTGTTCAGCTTGGTAAATCAGGAGTGTGATTGTTTCTAATAGCTCGGAAGCTTCCATCAACGGGTTCTAAATTAATTAATTAAGAATCGAAAGACTGTAAATTCAACAGTAAACTCATTGACTCTTGGCAAAGCGTGTACCTAATACATTCGCTTGTGCTTCTTTTAATCAGGAATTGCCTGCTGCCAGTATCCTCTGAAATTTGTAATCAATCACCATTGTGAATTGTGAGATCGGAATGTGCAACTTTTGATATTGGGAATTGAGAAGAGGACTTGGGGACAAGGAGAATTGGGGACAAAGGGAAAGACTTGTTTCAAGTTCTCACGTCTTGTCCCCTTGTCCCCCTTACCCTCTGCCCCCTGCCCTCCTGCCCCTCCCCTCTCAATCTGGGGGTGGGTCACGAGCAATGGTGACAGTTGAGACGAAATTACTCGGTTTGCCGCTCTTGATCGCATCGAAAGTGCCTTTAATAGTACCAGCAATGGGAACAGCAACAAGCGTTCCTAACAGCCCAGCAATCTCAAATCCCATCAAAATAGCTACAAAAATCCAAATGGGATTCAGTCCGATAAAGTTGCCGAGTAATCTGGGAGCTAACAAGTTATCTTTAAGCTGTTGCATAAGAATTGCCGCTATAGCAACTTGAACTGCTAACCACCAATTTTGCAGTAGTACTAAAATCGTCACTAGACCAATGCCAAGAGATGCCCCGATAAAGGGAATGAGTTCTGAAATCCCAATTAATATGGCAAACAACAGGGCAAAGGGTACCTTCATGACTAAGAAAATTGGTGTCAGGGTTAGCATCATGAATAGCCCTAGCAACAACTGACTAAGGAAGAAGTTCTGGAAATTTAGGCGTAAGGATGCGGTAAGAGGCTCTCCAATATTAGAAGGCAAAAGATTGATCAGACCATACCAGACGCGATCGCCATATAAAAGCATATAAAATGCCAGCACAATGACTAACACTACGTCAAATAAGCCTGATAACAGTGTCCCAGCAAATCCCACTGCTCCAGAAGCTAGCTGTTGCACCAGATTCTGAATGTTGGCATTGATTTGACTGCTTACAACCCTGAGATCAATCGGCAAACGTCTTTGTTTTGCTAGCATCTCAAATTGCTCTAAGTTTGCTTGACTAGCGCCTAACCAATCAGGGATCTTATTTAACAGTTGAATTGTTTGGTCAATGATCAACGGCACTAGGGTGACACCTAGAATCCCAAACAGGGTTAATGTTGCAAGTAAAACTATGATTACTGCCTGAGTGCGCGTGATTCGGGCACGTTCAAAAAATTTAACCGGGTAATTTAGTAGAAAAGCTAAAATCGCCCCAATGCTCAAGACGGTAATGGGATGCTGGAAGTATCGAAAAAGCACGGACAGTAGCCAGACATTAAGAGCGATAATTGGACCGCTCAGACCATAAATTAACAGGCGTTGAAGGGAGGCCGAACGGCGCATTTTATGCAACCTATCTTAGATATTCCTGAAAGAATTTGTAAAATTCTTGATGGCACTGATTATCATCATAGATATTTTTAACAAAGATATGTATAAGCGTATCTGATAGCAAGGAAGTAAATCAAAATGGACAAAACCGTAGCTGACCTCCGCAAAGACTACACCTTGGAAGGTTTAAGCGAACTTGAGGTAGACCTCAATCCTTTTATCCAATTTAAAAAATGGTTCGATCAGGCTTTAGCTGGTCAACTCCCCGAACCCAATGCGATGACTCTTGCTACCGTCACACCCGACGGTAAGCCCTCAGCCAGAATGGTGCTACTGAAGGATTTCGATGAACGGGGCTTTGCTTTTTTCACCAACTACAACAGCCGCAAAGGACAAGAACTGGCAGAAAATCCTCTGGCGGCTTTAGTCTTTTGGTGGGCAGAACTGGAACGTCAAGTTCGGATTTGTGGGTATGTAGAGAAAGTTTCTGAAACTGAATCCGACCAGTATTTTGATACTCGCCCTCCTAACAGTCGCCTGGGTGCGTGGGTATCTAATCAAAGCGAGGTGATAGAAAGTCGAGAAGTTTTAGAGCGACGTATGCAGGAGTTTTATAGCAAATATGAAAATCAAGAGATCCCCCGACCGCCTCATTGGGGAGGCTTACGAGTGATCCCTACAGAAATTGAGTTTTGGCAAGGACGCTCTAGTCGCTTACACGATCGCTTACTCTATAGCCGTTTAGATAATGGCACTTGGAAAATTGATCGGTTGTCACCTTGAAGAAGAGGCAGGGGAGCAGGGGAGCAGGGGAGCAGGGGAAGAACAATTTTTAACCAATGCCTAATTTCCAATTTCCAATTCCCAATTCCATACATTACCACTGAGCGATCGCGTCTTGAATTGCTGCCCGTGCCTCTGCTAGAGATTGGGTACGGGCATCACCCTCGTTCAGGCTGTTAGCGTTAATAAATTGAATATCTGTAATCCCAATAAAGCCGAAAATAGTCCGCAGGTATGGTTCTTGGAAGTCATAAGCAACGGCAGGGGAGGTGGCGCTAAAGTCACCACCACGAGCTGTAATGATAACTGCCTTTTTACCCTCTACTAACCCTCTAAAACCTTGAGCATCTAAAGAAACAGTCCGGTTAATGCGAACGATTTGGTCGATGTAAGCCTTAAAAGTGGAAGGTATATTGAAGTTATACATTGGCACTCCAAAAACGTAGCGATCGGCTGCCAAAAACTCATCAACCAGTTCGTCAGACACTCTGATTGCCTCAGCTAATTCTGGGGTATGGGTTTCTGGTGGTGAAAATGCTGCTGCAATCCAAGCTTCATTAACGTGAGGAACTGGGTGATGCCCTAAATCTCGATAGGCGATCGCATCTTCAGGATGTGCTGCCCTCCAAGCACTGACGAATTCTTTAGATAGTTCTCGTGAGTGCGATCGTTCAGCACGGGGGCTGGAATCAATATGTAGAATGTTTACCACCAAATATCTCCCAATTAGCTATAATTTACTGCTTTGACTTTTTTTGAGTCTAAATTTCAAAGCATTACATCAGATACTAAAAGTAACCAGTTACTAAAGTAAAGTAGTTACCATAAAGTAACTATTGGAAAATTTTGGCGAACTTATCGATGTCTGTCTCTAAAAATTCTGATGCTTGCCCAATCAGCATTCTGATGTCTTTACTATCAGGCCCTTGGACAATGTATATACTGTGGGTGTTGTGTAATAGTGGGCCTACTCGCTTTGTTGCATTGAAGCACTTAGTCGAGGGCATCTCTACCAAAGTTTTAACAGAAAGACTGAGGATGCTTGAGGCAGCAGAGATTATTTATCGCCAATATGAACCAACTGTTCCACCCCAAGTAACTTACGGTCTGACAGAACGGGGTCAGGAACTCATTGAAATCCTTCATCAACTCAATGTACTTGCTGAACGCTGGTATGGCAGTGAACAACGGGAACAGGGAATGGGGAATGGGTAATAGAGAGACAAGGGGAATAACCAATGCCCAATTCCCAATTCCCAATACTTCGGCTTCGCTCAGTACAAGTTCCCACTTGCCCTGAGTGAAGCCGAAGGGATTCCCAGTTCTCTTAACAGATAAATAGTCTACTATTCCTGGGTAGCTGCTGCTTTGGGAAGCAATTGAGTTCTGGGATCTGGCATGAAATTGTATCTTAAGTACAATCCTCCCCAGACAAATAGGATAATTAACAATGCAC
The Nostoc punctiforme PCC 73102 genome window above contains:
- the speA gene encoding biosynthetic arginine decarboxylase → MGVESTATSDEVVPVPSNGQKSEVKNHKQKKLLPPSTTTGSLPRSWKIEDSEELYRIEGWGQPYFSISAAGHVTVSPKGDRGGSLDLFELVNSMKQRNLGLPMLIRFSDILEDRIERLNACFAKAIARYNYPGVYRGVFPVKCNQERHLIEDLVKFGKPHQFGLEAGSKPELMIALAVLDTPGALLVCNGYKDREYIETAMLAQRLGQTPIIVLEQIEEVDLVIDANRQLGIKPILGVRAKLSTQGMGRWGASSGDRAKFGLTMPEVIEAVDKLREANLLDSLQLMHFHIGSQISAINVIKDAIQEASRIYVELAMLGADMKYLDVGGGLGVDYDGSQTNFYASKNYNMQNYANDIVAELKDTCAERQITVPTLISESGRAIASHQSVLIFDVLSTSDVPLDSPEPPQEGESPIINYLWESYQSINQENYQELYHDAAQFKEEAISRFNLGILRLRERAKAERLYWACCQKILNITRQQEYVPDELEDLEKIMASIYYVNMSVFQSAPDCWAIDQLFPIMPIHRLDEEPIRRGILADLTCDSDGKIDRFIDLRDVKSVLELHTYKPGEPYYLGMFLNGAYQEIMGNLHNLFGDTNAVHIQLTPKGYQIEHVVKGDTMSEVVSYVQYDSEDMVENIRQRCEKALEEKRITLAESQRLLQTYEQSLRRYTYLNS
- a CDS encoding sugar phosphate nucleotidyltransferase, which produces MKAMILAAGKGTRVRPITYTIPKPMIPILQKPVMEFLLELLRQHGFDQIMVNVSHLAEEIENYFRDGQRFGVQIAYSFEGKIDDDGKLVGEAIGSAGGMRRIQDFSPFFDDTFVVLCGDALIDLDLTAAVKWHRAKGSIATIITKSVPQEEVSSYGVVVTDEEGRVKAFQEKPSTEEALSTNINTGIYIFEPEVFNYIPSDVEYDIGSQLFPKLVEIKAPFYAIPMDFEWVDIGKVPDYWRAIRGVLLGEIKNVQIPGHEVAPGIYTGLNVAVNWDKVDITGPVYIGGMTRIEDGAKIVGPAMIGPNCWICSGATVENSVIFEWSRLGPGVRLVDKLVFGRYCVDKTGAAIDVQAAALDWLITDARQIPPSHTPVERQAIEELLGTNAS
- a CDS encoding segregation/condensation protein A; the protein is MEASELLETITLLIYQAEQGEIDPWDVQVIEVIDRYLELMAPESIGRGYEADLSQSGQAFLSASMLVLFKANTLMQLSTVGDIQDGVLDDAILEDEDGISHHGHRLPLERQLRRRPSAMPPPKRRVTLQELIKQLQIMANQLKIVEKVSKPIRPRRLPSVQSMREALELAHQENLTEVAGELEQVLNLSARELNSEQNWLNLEQLVELWTQTKLFNQNGSGHETKHSHLVSVFWALLLLSAQSKVELFQEEFYHEIKVRLLTDSPKTSKPFEQSMN
- a CDS encoding AI-2E family transporter produces the protein MRRSASLQRLLIYGLSGPIIALNVWLLSVLFRYFQHPITVLSIGAILAFLLNYPVKFFERARITRTQAVIIVLLATLTLFGILGVTLVPLIIDQTIQLLNKIPDWLGASQANLEQFEMLAKQRRLPIDLRVVSSQINANIQNLVQQLASGAVGFAGTLLSGLFDVVLVIVLAFYMLLYGDRVWYGLINLLPSNIGEPLTASLRLNFQNFFLSQLLLGLFMMLTLTPIFLVMKVPFALLFAILIGISELIPFIGASLGIGLVTILVLLQNWWLAVQVAIAAILMQQLKDNLLAPRLLGNFIGLNPIWIFVAILMGFEIAGLLGTLVAVPIAGTIKGTFDAIKSGKPSNFVSTVTIARDPPPD
- the pdxH gene encoding pyridoxamine 5'-phosphate oxidase, with translation MDKTVADLRKDYTLEGLSELEVDLNPFIQFKKWFDQALAGQLPEPNAMTLATVTPDGKPSARMVLLKDFDERGFAFFTNYNSRKGQELAENPLAALVFWWAELERQVRICGYVEKVSETESDQYFDTRPPNSRLGAWVSNQSEVIESREVLERRMQEFYSKYENQEIPRPPHWGGLRVIPTEIEFWQGRSSRLHDRLLYSRLDNGTWKIDRLSP
- a CDS encoding FMN-dependent NADH-azoreductase; this translates as MVNILHIDSSPRAERSHSRELSKEFVSAWRAAHPEDAIAYRDLGHHPVPHVNEAWIAAAFSPPETHTPELAEAIRVSDELVDEFLAADRYVFGVPMYNFNIPSTFKAYIDQIVRINRTVSLDAQGFRGLVEGKKAVIITARGGDFSATSPAVAYDFQEPYLRTIFGFIGITDIQFINANSLNEGDARTQSLAEARAAIQDAIAQW
- a CDS encoding winged helix-turn-helix transcriptional regulator, with the translated sequence MSVSKNSDACPISILMSLLSGPWTMYILWVLCNSGPTRFVALKHLVEGISTKVLTERLRMLEAAEIIYRQYEPTVPPQVTYGLTERGQELIEILHQLNVLAERWYGSEQREQGMGNG